In one window of Temnothorax longispinosus isolate EJ_2023e chromosome 9, Tlon_JGU_v1, whole genome shotgun sequence DNA:
- the LOC139819352 gene encoding uncharacterized protein: MLKHILTGQPSSTGSRHHHNDYQTSSGSLHGGHVHHHLHNSSLHQDQQQQQQPQPQQQQSQQQQQQHHHHHHYTGSAGTRGGVPGHRGNNGGVDVYDSVARPTAVSNVHQSATTPSSTHRHPLNHSQLSVNNLSQRLNHSHALNVSTLSTSKHSVNSVSPVGGVNGNNGGGNNNNNIHNVSASQLGHTVISQTSVLHQDRPKANGGFDISRLSRLPSQTTPSPAPATTALPVVAGQVASGPTVIPLNASWSSSLSRNLHRSDEAGVKEMLTSLGLLCLVSLLLALLSVIFLLKISPLTVTSNSLISPEEFVIVYEVTLALCALALSLNLCCLLVCAIQFLFAVKLVKTSYQGHRSNKYLQKSSISRVCAVGGFFISIPVFLTGMILYTFIQFHSTPAIVTSVFIGLGIVFCGCAMVHNVFVWQKEKTNAVKAFAREQCEVAAQLQRQQQQLQLQHQQQPHQQVHSQHQQHQHHHQQQHHHHHHQQLQLRPTLHMGSKIGSGSGGAMGHSTVSLAQLGRGLHHSYQHHPHQHHSHQQRHVSSMSPPLLLSSPNAAAQHNHLTHRGGIAAAAVAAAAAAVAVTATPPTTPGDRSPPSPNGGGGGSGKLNRSQHLPRETSGSVSPGLPAATLDLSSAATTNSPHELSTLV; this comes from the exons ATGCTGAAGCACATTCTGACGGGGCAGCCGTCGTCAACGGGCTCCAGGCATCATCACAATGATTATCAGACGAGTTCGGGCTCGTTGCACGGCGGGCACGTCCATCATCACTTGCACAACAGTTCGCTGCATCAGgatcagcagcagcagcaacagccaCAGCCGCAGCAACAACAGtcacagcagcagcagcagcaacatcatcatcatcaccaCTACACCGGAAGCGCTGGGACACGCGGCGGCGTTCCCGGGCATCGCGGTAACAACGGCGGAGTCGACGTGTACGATTCCGTGGCGAGACCGACGGCGGTGTCGAACGTGCACCAATCGGCGACGACTCCCTCGTCGACGCACCGGCATCCGCTGAACCATTCTCAGCTGAGCGTCAACAACCTGTCGCAACGCCTGAATCATTCGCACGCACTCAACGTGTCAACTCTATCGACCTCCAAGCACTCGGTCAATAGCGTTAGCCCGGTTGGCGGCGTCAATGGGAACAACGGTGGCGGtaacaacaataataacattCATAACGTCTCAGCGAGTCAGTTGGGCCATACCGTGATCTCGCAGACGAGCGTCCTGCATCAGGACAGGCCGAAGGCGAATGGCGGCTTCGACATTTCCAGGTTGTCGCGATTGCCGAGCCAGACCACGCCGTCACCCGCGCCTGCTACAACTGCGCTTCCTGTCGTGGCTGGCCAAGTGGCCAGTGGGCCGACGGTGATACCCCTCAACGCTTCCTGGTCTTCATCCCTGTCCAGAAATCTCCATCGGAGTGACGAGGCTGGTGTGAAGGAGATGTTGACGAGCCTCGGATTGCTCTGTCTGGTATCCCTACTTCTAGCTCTGCTCTCGGTCATCTTCTTGTTGAAGATCTCGCCGCTCACGGTCACGTCCAACAGTCTTATCAGCCCGGAGGAGTTTGTGATCGTGTACGAGGTCACCCTGGCGCTGTGCGCCCTCGCCCTGTCCCTCAATCTCTGTTGCCTGCTGGTCTGCGCCATACAGTTCCTTTTCGCGGTGAAGCTCGTTAAAACCTCGTACCAGGGCCACCG GAGTAACAAGTACCTGCAAAAATCGTCCATCAGCCGCGTGTGCGCCGTCGGAGGTTTTTTCATTAGCATCCCTGTCTTCTTAACTG GCATGATCCTGTACACGTTCATCCAGTTCCATTCGACACCGGCGATCGTCACGTCGGTCTTCATCGGGCTCGGCATCGTGTTCTGCGGATGCGCCATGGTCCACAACGTCTTCGTATGGCAGAAA GAGAAGACGAATGCGGTAAAGGCGTTTGCCCGCGAGCAATGCGAGGTCGCGGCGCAGCTGCAGCGTCAACAGCAGCAGTTGCAACTGCAGCACCAGCAGCAGCCGCATCAGCAGGTACACTCGCAGCATCAACAGCACCAGCATCATCATCAGCAGCAGCAtcaccatcatcatcatcaacaGCTGCAACTACGGCCAACGCTGCACATGGGATCGAAGATCGGCAGCGGCAGTGGCGGCGCGATGGGTCATTCGACCGTCAGTCTGGCCCAACTTGGTCGCGGCCTCCACCATTCTTATCAGCATCATCCGCACCAGCATCATTCTCATCAGCAGCGGCACGTGTCCTCCATGTCGCCGCCGTTATTACTGTCGTCGCCGAATGCCGCAGCGCAGCACAATCACCTGACGCATCGCGGCGGTATTGCCGCCGCTGCTGttgctgccgctgccgccgctgTCGCCGTCACCGCCACACCACCAACGACGCCCGGCGATCGGTCGCCGCCGAGTCCCaacggtggcggcggcggcagcggcaaGCTCAACAGGTCGCAGCACTTGCCGCGTGAGACCAGCGGCAGCGTGAGCCCCGGCCTGCCGGCGGCCACGCTCGATCTGAGTAGTGCCGCTACCACCAACAGTCCGCACGAATTGTCGACTCTCGTTTAG